TTTGACTAAACCTACAAATTCAGTAAGGATATTACAAATAGGTATGATTctgtaaattaaaatttgtgacCAAACCTGTAAATTGAAAATGGTAAGAATAAACAAGAGATTGATTACAAATCTGcaaatatcaataataaactAACTTGTAATTTATCTACCAAATCTCTAAATTGCAAAATAAGTTATAATAATAAACCTTAAATCTGATTTCATAAATCAACCATAGTCATGCCAATGACCATTGTAACACATGATAAACCAATAGTGATATCTAGAATGTCATCATTATAGTCACAAAACAAAAGGGCTATTTAAAAGGTTCTAAAACAAAGCCCTATACAAGACATGACAAAAGGCATAAACCACTGATGTAAATTTTAGTTACAAAATAACCACAAAATAACCTCAAAACATACACTTTGGATTACATTTATCAATTCATCCACAAAAGACAACATAATTTAAAGTCTATTTCTTCCTTGGTACTTTGAAACCCGGAGTGGGGACAAATTTCATAAATTCAGTAAACTTTGATGCTGTCCCAGAACTAGCTCCTTGCATTGGGTCTACACTGGGAGTTGCTCTTCTTTTATGCGACAGCTTATCCGGCCTTGTGAgtggaggtggaggtggaggCACCTACATGTAATTAGAAATATTTCATAGATGATGAATAAACACATGAAATTtttctaaatataattaattaatgtgtTATATATTGGTACCTGCTCTATAATTTGTGGCTGTGAAACAGTGGGTTGGGTGATGTCAATCTCCGAAACCTGTGGAGCATCCACAGTTTGTATACCAGCAGTTGTCGCAGCATCATCGGGTGCATTTGCACTAGCTccatcttgggatttggatttAGCTACAACAGCTGCTGCTGCAACAGCAAGAGCACTTGCAATATCATCAGCTTTTCTATGAGCACAACTTCTTTTAGTGTGTCCTTTAACACCGCAGTAGGTACAAGTAAATTCTTTGTAGATTCTCTTTAACTTTATTGCAGTTTTAGACTTCTTACTGCTCGAAGGCTCCTCATCAGCGTCctttctccttttcttcttaAAGTTTCTTGGCCTTCTCCTAGTTTTAGGTGCTTGAGGTCTGTTGTATTCAGATTTTTTCCACAGTTTCTCACCCGGTATTGAATTTAGGGAATGCATGTATGTAGCCCTATATGCCTCCATAGTCAATCAATGATGACAAAAGTCTTCAGGATTTttatttatccttgaaattgcTGCACATGCATGGACACACGGCATGCCTACAGATTCAAATCTTAATTAGTCATGATATATAACTCTTAAATGCCATACATTAAAAATGTTAATTAAGATATCAAATTGGACCTGTTATCTGCCAGAATCTACAAGTGCAGATGCTTTTGCTTAAATCAACTGCCATGTTAGTAGGCCAGCCGTGAATTTCAAACCTTTGGTAGCCATCATCTCCACACCATATAGGTGTCCATTTTTGCGAGTCTTTTCTGATCTTCTGTAGCCGACTTTGTTGGATTGGGGGTAGCTTGCCAATATGGTGAGATAATTTGACTTTATTTTTGGCAATTGACCTCATTGCAAACATCCGAACCTCCTCTAGTAGTGTTATAATTGGCTTTGCTCTGAACTCCTTAATTCTTGAGTTAAATACCTCACAGCCGTTGTTACAAATGTTGTCCATCTTTGGTCCATGACTGAAAAATGCTCTTGTCCATGACTCTTTAGGCCACTTGTTCAAGTATGCCATGCTTCTTCATTTCTCCTCTTTAGCCTAAGCATCTTCTGTTCAAACCCATGGCGAGTAGTTTTCCTGGCACAATCCCACAACATTCCTCTCAACTCCAACTCCTTCCAttgtttattgaaatttttcCATAAATTCCATACGCAAAACCTGTGGTGAACCGTAGGCAACAATTCCTTGACCGCTGGTATCAACCCCTAAACCAAATAGTAAGAACAATTTAATTTTCGTGCCTTATATTGGCCCCTAAAATAACTTTAATGAACTCAAATTGACCcttgaaataattttaatgaacTATTATTGAACCctgataaaataaaagattgcaTGTTCTATGTATTCCAGGTCTATGATAATGTGTGTAATTAGTAGAATGGTAACAATAAAACTAAACATTTCAAATTGAAACAAGTTGAATTTGTACTCTTTATGTACTCTATAACATATATGCTTTCAAATAAGTACAAGTATTTCTTGGAGGAGAGCAGGTGCTTATGATATGTTAATAAGTCacatttaattttgaatataatagTATATATGAATATCAAACTCTTAATTAGAAcaagttaaaaataatagtgTAATTATAACTCTTAAGTAATCTACagtacataattaaaataaattaaatttgtaaacAATTTGTATAAAGCTCAAGTTTAGATTACCTTTTGCATGTCCGATATAAAGTTCCGTTTATCTTGTTCATATTCACCAAGGTCTTCAAGAAGCAATTCTAGAAACCACCTCCAGTTCTCCTTATTCTCGACATCTACAATCGCCCAAGCAATCTGTTAAAGCTCTAGTTAAGGAGGACTTGTTCAAATACAGGTCACATCTCCTCTTGAAATAAGCTGCTGCCTCACAATGCTTCAAGTTAGGGTATTTCCTTAACTTCTTGACTAAGTTCTGAGCAAGCCACTTCCTATTTGCTGTCCTGTTTTTGTTCATCCTAGGACATACATGCTCATTATTGAACGTCTTTAACTGCCAGCATGTCTCCTCATGGTCCTTAGATGCATATGCAACCCATGGACATTTAACTTCTTCATTCTTCCACTTGCAAACTGCCCTCACCCTGTAGCTTTCAtttcttctaaattttatttgcCTCCCCTCTTGAATGGTAAAGTCCCTCACAGCTTCCATAAATTCTTGTTTAGTGTTAAATTTCATTCCAACTTGGAGCATCAGCTGTCCAAACCGAGCACCTTGTGAGAATACAGGAAACATGTCATCACTTTCTTCGTCACTAAGTTCATCTTCAGTATCTGGGGGGTTTTTAACTCTCCCGATTGCCAAGAGTCTTTTCCATCAGATTCATCATGCATTGGGTCATAAGCATCATAATGTGAACCATGGTTCTTCCCTAACACTTGTAACCAGTCCAGCTCCTCATCAGAATTCTCTACTACAATTCCATCATCTTCCACTAACACTTTTTCTTTCCCCTTTTTTCAAGCAGACCCCGGTGCATGCTTAAACTTCAAGTCCCTCTTCCTTGCTTCAGAAATTCCACCATCAATATCAGAGTCACTTGAGCTTTCAAATGGGTCAGGCCTATATAGGCTGTCTTCTATAGAGTCATATGAGTCGCTACTACTGCTGGTTCGGTCTCCACCATCCTGACTTTCCACTATTTTACTTGCTGATCTAGCAGACGATCTAGTAATAGGTTTGGTCTTGGCAAAATTCACTGAAGTGGATTTTGGTTTAGGCTTGTTTGTAGGCTTAGTGATTGTGACTTTAGATGATGAGGGTTTGTTCTTGGGTTTGTGTTTACTTGCAGATTTAGATGATGTGTGGTTGGTCTTGGCAGTGTTGGATGTAGTGAGTTTGGGTTTGGGTTTGGGTTTGGGTTTTGCCTTAAGTTTGGGTTtgatgttggtggtggtggattTGGTTGAGGTGGGCTTGGGTTGGGCCTGAGTTGGTGATTTGGGTTGGGCCTGAGTTGGTGACTCATGTTGGGCCTGAGCTGGTGGATCTTCTTGGTCCTGAACTAGTACTTCAGGTTGGGTCTGGACTGCTGGTTCTTCATTGCACTTTGTAGTTGAGACATCATTTGAGCTTCCTATTGGATTTGGTTTGGTGATAGGTGCATCCTTGTCTTCTTCAGGAGTAATGGCAGTAAACTCTATTAACTCAGGTACTTCATTATCATGAGGTTGGGAAACTCCATGCTCAAAATATAAGTGGACTCTTCCTTGGTTCATTTTTGCAAGATAGCACATCTCTAACAATTCTTTGTCATGTAAAAGTGCTCTCAGTCCATTCTTTAAAGGTCTCCCAGGAATAAGCCACCAACATTCAATAATGTCAGCATAACCGAGCTCCTTGTAGTAATCCCTCAGTGAAAATACATCCAATCTATCTTCATCTAGTTCAGTTAATTCATCCGTATTGGCTGTTTCGTAAACTACACTGCCATCATTCTTTGTAACAAAGCTGCCTCCATGATGATAGACAATGGTTATCAAATCACCCATCTACAAATATAATTcaaacaattaacaaattaactTCAACATCCAAGCCCTTCCATATCATGCATCAGATGATTCTACATTAACATGCCAATCAATATTTTTTCAGaacagaaatataaaaattcatatataaaatttatccgTGTAACAACAGCTACACAATTTTGTGTTGTCCATAATTAACAGCTCTGCATTATCACATTGACAAGCATAATCTATTTACTCATTCatgaatttttcattttatattttcaaaaataactcAGCTATTGAATCGTTTAGAAGCGTTGAAGTAAAATGCTAACAGTAAAACTAAACATCTCAAATTAAAACAAGTTGAATTTGTACTCTATATGTACTCTATAGTACATAATTTTAACACTAAGTGCCAGTACTCATAACTCTCCTTACTAGCATGTTTAGTATAAATATGTCAGAAACAAATGATTTAACTCTTCTAAAAATGATTCATCTCTAATTTATATATCCTTTCTTCTCTGTAACATAGTTAACGTTAATCATAATTAgtcttttaaaagaaaaaaaaaccctaaCAGAAGAGGATCAATAACTAAAACTATCTTCTTTCACAATGAACCCAATCCATTTGAGTATCAAATAGAGCACAAATTAATGGCCTGTAAACCCCAACTAAGAGAAGACAGAAAACATAACATTGAACCCAAATATAGAATGCTTGCATTACTAACCTTCTTTGGAGAAACAGTGGTTCGCAGCTTCTTCTTTCTCGTGCTAGCAAACGAGAACGCGTGTGACAAAATGAGAACCCTACACTAGCAGCGACATTGATCTTCCACAGTATGTTGCATGtgagagaatgaagaagaagaagaagagtttccGTGTATTGACTGGTTTGAtcattggtgttgttgaatttTAACCTTAGCATGGAAAACGCTGTCGTTTGAGGAGAGATTACCCGCCAAGGAGAAAACGACATCGTTTAATAAGCCCACCGTCAAGCCCACGTGTCACTTAACGTTCCAGGTAAGCGTGCCATTAACGGAGATTAACAGAAGGGCTAACGTGAGTCACTTATTCAAATTTGGGGGTTCAAATTGAGTCAATTAAAATTTCGGGTGTCAAATTGAGTCTTTATCCAAATTTGAAGGGccattttgagtattaacttGCACCTTAATTGAagatttgatattaaaatagtaaaatatactgttaacaaaaagaatttctaaatcaaatagtaaaatatactatttttattgagtttaattttactatttaattcaTGTGAAGAAAACAACAAATGCAGAAATAATGTGAAAACAAGctgataaaaaaatagaaagtatAATTTATAAGAGAATAGTTTTAATATAACACCAATCCCAAACTATGAACAATATTGATTATTATGCAAAACCAGAATTCAAGACTAAGCTAAAAATGCTAAATCAGaaaattactataaaataagaaaattagaaaCTCCACTTCACAATcctatataataaaaactaaaaaaagattGCTAAATCAGAAACACCATGATCCTCTTGAATCCATAAAAGGTTAACCATCAATTTGCCATTAGAAAGCCACTCAAAATCCACATCAGAACCATTCACTTGGAACTTCTTTGGAGGTTCACTTGAGTAAGCCAAAAATTGGCCATCACCCTTAACCTTGAGCATAGCAACACCCTCAACATATTCCACTTCTTGAATTACACCTCCATTATTGAGCATATTTGTTAGTCCAATTGGTGCAAATTTGATGCTGCCAGTGCCACCTACCTTTGTTATTGGCACAAAGCTATAGAGCTCAAAACTGGAAGGTTGGATGGTAAACTCAATTGGTTCAGAATTAGGATTCATCAAAGCAAGTTCTTGAGCTTGGTTAAGGTACACTACATACTCTTCTGCCTCACCCATGGGGGCAGTTTTGTCATTCTGATCCCACTCAACTTCATTCACATGAACTGAACCATTTATTGGCTTGTAACATTCAGGATAACCCCTTAACCTGTGCTCTTTAGGATCCCAACCAGCCCCTTGGCAATTGAAAGTACCAATAACTCCTCCATACTGTTGcataaacattaaaatttatatcataAGGTATTCCATAAGGTGACAACTAACATGCAGTTATTTTTATACGAAGCTGATAGTTAAAAATCGTTAGATAATAAATTAGTCAAACATATTAGATCATCTAATGATTCTTAACATAAAGACAAATATACGTGGGTTTCGAAAGAATTAGAAAGAGATAATAATATAGACGGTTAGATACCTTGTTTAAGTTCCAAATTTTGAGGACAGTTTTATGGTCAAAGAGAGGGTTTTTGAAGAGGCAGTCTCTGGTAGGAAGAAGGAAGTGTATACACTTGGGTATGGTGCCATCAGGGAAAACAAGCTTCTTAATGAGATCAAAGTCATGGGAACCTACATGGTCACTCAAATAGATTGGACCACCACAAATGGCCCTAGAAGCTGCATGGAATTTGGCACAAacatggtttgattgaaacatGTCCCAATCTGGTAGAATCATTTGTGACATCCATAAGCTGTTGTATGAACAATGAATCATGTGCACCCCTTGAAGCCAGAACACTCCCATAGGGTCACCATTTGGATCTTGGAACCAAAAATCATCGCctgaataaaaaaaacaaacaatgttttatcataataataaaacatgCAGTgcttaattaatgaattaattacCAGCTCTTCCCATGGAAACTTGCTTTGTTCCCAAGAAGAAAAAGTCATTGCACTGTTGCATGCTAGCAATGAGTCCACTTCCATTGAAATTCTTGGCCATAGAATTTGTCAGTCCATCATAATAAGCCTTTGCAAGCTCAACTCTGCCTCCATATTCATCAGACACATATTCAAGACACTGAAGTTATAGAAAAATAAGTTAGTTTACAACAAAATACTTGGTTGAATAAAGTATGATAAGTACTATCTATACTCACATGAATAACATCAACTTTGACTCCTGTAACACCAGATTGAGCAAGATAAGAGTGCATGGAATCATAAAAGTCACTGGCATGATCAGGATGAACAAGACCAATGGAACCTTCAACGATTCTAACCACAGCAAGATCATGCATTGTTCCATCAAGTCCTGGTGAGAGTTTGCAAGGGACAAGTTTGGAATTAAGGTGTGTGGCTCCTGGTCTAACACCACCCCATGCACCACAAAGTGCATGCCATACATAAATATTATCCAAACCTTTAAACTTAGTCCTTAAATCTTTGGTGAAAGCCTTCATTCcatactcttcttcttctttacaaGAACAAGAGCTTCCACAAtctttcttttcaatttgttCTGCACCTCCAAACAGAACATCAATCTCTCCTTTCACTGTCTGAATCTTGGATTCAATTAGACCCAATTCAGAGGTTTGAGTGTTCTTTGCAGCTTCCTTATCCCTGTTCAAATGTTCAAGCTCAATACCCTTTCCGATCAACAATTTCGCGTTGTTCGGATCAAAAGGAGGAGGATTAGGACCCAAGAATTGTCCTGATTTGTATCTTCTAAACTTTCCACATTCATCAAGCCTATGAAGCCTTGCATTCATTTGATCACCACAGAGAATGAGATTTTTTGCATCCTCTTTAGGATCACCACCATCTAAATTAATACTCTGCCATCCATCATCAATAATAAGAAACCTGGGCGACACGCCAGCATCCGCGAAATCCTTCAAACCATGCCATATACCAATTGGTTGCACGGTTAAGTAAAAAGCATCCCAAGTGCACCAACCAAACTTGTCAACAAGGGAAGGAAGATTCTTCTCCTCCAAGAGCTTAAAGGTGTTGAGATGAACCCTCAGAGCAGAGAAAGCCTCCTTCATCAAAGTGTAAGGATTCTCAGAAAAGTGAATGTAAGCAATTGCATCAAAGCTTGAAGCTTTCACTTTTGTAGAACCACTCTCTGCACAAATCATGATGTGTCCATCAGAGCCAGGGTGAAGTGCAGACCTGAAACTTGCTTCAATGATTGGAATGATGACAACATAGGAATTGAGCTCAGGAACATGAAGCAGAACCCATTGAGTTTCCATCTGAAGATCAGAGCCAGAGGTTCCAACCCACTGGGTTGACCACCATGTCTTGAACCTGAATATGCTTAGAAAGTTTCTATCAGTGAAACTTCCCAAGGAGTTCATCAACCTATCAGAGGGCTCAGAGTGTGAGAATCCGAGGAATCCACCTCTGTGAGAAGCAGCAAGAACACGGTTAAGTAGTGAAGGTGGTGCATCATCAGAGGAATGGGATTTTGAAGAGAATGGAGTGAAAGAAACATTGTGAGGGACTTGAGTGAGAAGTGGGAATCCTTTGACGTAAAACTTTGCATCAGAGAGATCAAAAACGTTTTCAAATGAGTAGCTGGGGTTCAAGGTTGGTTCATTTGGGGGAGCCATTGTTATTGAAATGGTGTTGATATTTGGTTTTGATTGGTTTGTGAAGAATGGTATGCTAGACTACGctgttgtatatatatatacttaattaGAGGATCAACCAAATTAAATATTGCAATTAATTACAGAAACCATAGTCACTCTATATTCCAACATAATAAGGATTTGTAGGAATATATTTATGTTATGGCAAGCTTGAGTGAATCATTATTAGAATCACAATCATATCATGCCATAAGCTTTTCAAAGGAAAGATTTCAccactttcatttttgttttttttttcccctcACTTGATGCATTTGTCAAGGAAAAGAAATAATTTGTTGCAAATTTGAGCacaatttaaaagtttattattaCTCAATGGGTTCTAGATatataaagtgaaattcaaaactCTCACATATTTAAACTGACAAGTGAATCAACTATTCGGCCAGGTCaagttgttttattttattttatttttatttgagatATCAATTTATTCAAAGAAATAATGACAAGAAATTGTTACACAGAAATAATTTGATTTCCATATTTTATGCTCGGATATGTTAAATGATGAATAGTGTAACTTGATTCGCCAGATTTCATGGATTTGATTTCTTAACAATTTTGAAATGTCTTAATTGTCCTATTCCTAATATGGAGGGAAAAACACAGTAGGAGAAAAACTATTGTATtactacaaattaaaaaaaaaaaagaaaagaaaagaattgtgtgcgtgtgtgttttattttcattttcttgtttGTATGTGGGGGGAATATACTAGGTTTTAGATTACGGTCGGCATGAGACAGTTGGTGGAAGTTGGGAAGTTGAAACCAAAGTAAGATACCGACCAGATGGATAAGATCactttttctgattttgatttcaGATATTTCAGTTACACTCCATCACTTTTGGGATGACAATGTTAAGGTTTTTGAGGTGACAGCTACGCCGACCATCAAAAACCGTTTTATCCATAAAACTAACACTGTCCACGTACGTTACCACACACACTTCACAGGTGTTGTTAAACGAGAAATTTCCCCAGTCCTCAACTGAAAGAAACTACTATACCTAAATAGACCGTACAACTTTATAGGAAGATAATAATAACgtaaattctttttcttgtgtAGGAAAGAGACGTGTATCACATCATGATGGTGTGAGAATAGAAGTGTTTTACGTTGTCATGGGTTACACAAACCGGTGCTtccgatttttttatattattttgttttcttaaacaaacaatttgtttgatttgtggtttagaaaaaaaaaattaatgttaaaattgaatcttctgatttttatttttcaaaataaaaaaatttaaaaacacaaaTTGGATCATCCGATTTGATTATCACCTTTTCCATATAAAAAATTCGCATAGTTCGAGTTCTTCATACTGAAACTGAAAAAAATTATCCCACATATTAGTGTAGCACTTCACGGACCCATAATCATGCACAACACAAACGAAAttttcataacaaaaaaaaatgagcctaataataataataataataataataataatatcctAGCCCTGGTGGCACTGACACGCGCAGTTGAAGATTATGAGCCATGCGGAATATTCCTATTCAACCGCTTTTAACTGTCACTAATATTAAATACGACCACTTTCTGGCTTCTTTAATTACATCACTTTTTAACCAACGCCTTCATGGATTAGGTACAAACAAATTAACGACTTCACgataatttgattttttgaattaacttGGATGAAGACTAATTTTGCATTTGTTTAGGAACATAAAGctaaacttttaatttattttaagagaCAAAAATTTTCCAATTCGTTATATGTCACAGCATGCATGAATCCTTTTCATTCATCgttataataaatataggatACGGGTATATCATATCGTATCATATCTGAATTGAATCAACTCatcataataattaaatgtaaatCAAAGAGAACAAAGATAATTCTCCTAATCTCGTGAAGGATAATGTtcccaaacaaattaaatattgcACTTAACGTACGTCATGTGAAATTGATTCATTTGACTAGATatatgaagaaagaaaggaagaagaaattaatacaattcttaatttttaatcaAGTGATCGATTCCAGAAACTTGTTCTCGGAAGTTGGAAGGGTCGTTGCAACAACTAATAGAAGAAGACAAAAGACACCCCCAAAGTAGTAAGAAACACAAGCACATCATTCACCGCCACTTGTCATGCTCTCCGCTAAGCTGTTGGATCATACACCTGCCACACaacttttctcctttttcttttataaaaaattctatGATGACTAAGAAGTTTGTATCTAATTTATCTAAAAGATGAAAAGTGAAAGAGTAGATAGTAGACATGATAGAGAGAGGGCACGGATTCGGTATGCCAATTTCTTTTGAGCATTGAAACGCCAAAAATTTGTTTGGTTTATTGGTGTGCCAAGACatctacaaataaaaattttactttttattggaGTTTATTGGTAAGCATATTAAAAAAGAGGGgtcatattataatttattaatttacacctttagttttagtttta
This portion of the Arachis duranensis cultivar V14167 chromosome 6, aradu.V14167.gnm2.J7QH, whole genome shotgun sequence genome encodes:
- the LOC107492373 gene encoding stachyose synthase-like translates to MAPPNEPTLNPSYSFENVFDLSDAKFYVKGFPLLTQVPHNVSFTPFSSKSHSSDDAPPSLLNRVLAASHRGGFLGFSHSEPSDRLMNSLGSFTDRNFLSIFRFKTWWSTQWVGTSGSDLQMETQWVLLHVPELNSYVVIIPIIEASFRSALHPGSDGHIMICAESGSTKVKASSFDAIAYIHFSENPYTLMKEAFSALRVHLNTFKLLEEKNLPSLVDKFGWCTWDAFYLTVQPIGIWHGLKDFADAGVSPRFLIIDDGWQSINLDGGDPKEDAKNLILCGDQMNARLHRLDECGKFRRYKSGQFLGPNPPPFDPNNAKLLIGKGIELEHLNRDKEAAKNTQTSELGLIESKIQTVKGEIDVLFGGAEQIEKKDCGSSCSCKEEEEYGMKAFTKDLRTKFKGLDNIYVWHALCGAWGGVRPGATHLNSKLVPCKLSPGLDGTMHDLAVVRIVEGSIGLVHPDHASDFYDSMHSYLAQSGVTGVKVDVIHCLEYVSDEYGGRVELAKAYYDGLTNSMAKNFNGSGLIASMQQCNDFFFLGTKQVSMGRAGDDFWFQDPNGDPMGVFWLQGVHMIHCSYNSLWMSQMILPDWDMFQSNHVCAKFHAASRAICGGPIYLSDHVGSHDFDLIKKLVFPDGTIPKCIHFLLPTRDCLFKNPLFDHKTVLKIWNLNKYGGVIGTFNCQGAGWDPKEHRLRGYPECYKPINGSVHVNEVEWDQNDKTAPMGEAEEYVVYLNQAQELALMNPNSEPIEFTIQPSSFELYSFVPITKVGGTGSIKFAPIGLTNMLNNGGVIQEVEYVEGVAMLKVKGDGQFLAYSSEPPKKFQVNGSDVDFEWLSNGKLMVNLLWIQEDHGVSDLAIFF